A window from Candidatus Nitrosotenuis uzonensis encodes these proteins:
- the purF gene encoding amidophosphoribosyltransferase, with protein sequence MVKENCGVVGIFSSDGVNVIPMVIDALRALQHRGQEAWGIAVPKKSPIKRLGLVSSASHEFQKITEDYASPAAIGHVRYSTVGKSNLENAQPLKVKDLCIAHNGTIANVAELANLVGGCTFTPQNASDTLIAAQRLVSLMSTNGKLGSALSILKNEMAGSYCFTFVSDDNAVYAARDPRGFRPMVLGSKEEGGVSIVASESSALTAIGAKLVRDVVPGELLKFSNNGMESEMFSEEKKRAHCSFEFTYFAHPTSRMEGTNIYVARKRIGQFLARKFPIKDADLVIPVPDSARPAALGYAQELGLPFDEGLLKDRYSKKGPLRSFIEPHQSDRVEINRWIIPITDIISGKHVVVIDDSLVRGTSSKAIIKALRRAGASKISMLITYPPIKYPCYAGIDFPSQDELATGIIDGVTDEQIIEKIRSDIGADFLGYNDAENLANAVGIPHNSMCFTCTTGDYATLGIKPTFKTRAEVKGE encoded by the coding sequence ATGGTTAAAGAGAACTGTGGCGTTGTTGGTATTTTCAGCAGCGACGGTGTGAACGTAATTCCGATGGTAATTGATGCATTAAGGGCACTACAACATCGGGGTCAGGAAGCATGGGGAATTGCAGTTCCAAAAAAATCGCCAATAAAACGCCTAGGTCTTGTATCGTCAGCATCACACGAATTTCAAAAGATAACTGAAGATTATGCATCGCCTGCAGCAATAGGCCATGTGAGATATTCGACAGTAGGCAAAAGCAACCTTGAGAATGCGCAGCCATTGAAAGTAAAGGATCTGTGTATTGCGCACAATGGAACTATAGCAAACGTTGCAGAGCTTGCAAACCTTGTAGGAGGATGCACGTTTACACCACAGAATGCAAGCGACACGCTCATTGCAGCACAGCGTCTTGTATCACTAATGTCTACTAACGGCAAGCTCGGCAGCGCATTATCTATTTTGAAAAACGAGATGGCCGGCTCCTATTGCTTTACTTTTGTATCTGATGACAATGCCGTTTATGCGGCACGCGACCCTCGTGGCTTCAGGCCCATGGTTCTTGGCTCAAAGGAGGAGGGTGGCGTAAGCATAGTTGCATCAGAATCATCGGCCCTTACTGCCATAGGTGCAAAACTTGTCCGTGATGTTGTTCCAGGCGAGCTGCTCAAGTTTAGCAACAACGGAATGGAATCGGAAATGTTCTCTGAGGAAAAAAAGCGAGCCCACTGCTCGTTTGAGTTTACGTATTTTGCGCACCCTACATCAAGAATGGAGGGAACAAACATCTATGTGGCAAGAAAAAGGATTGGCCAGTTCCTTGCAAGAAAGTTTCCAATAAAGGATGCCGACCTTGTAATTCCGGTGCCTGACTCTGCAAGGCCCGCTGCCCTCGGATATGCGCAGGAGCTTGGGCTACCTTTTGATGAGGGACTACTAAAAGACAGATATAGCAAAAAAGGTCCACTGCGCAGCTTTATCGAACCGCACCAGAGTGATAGAGTGGAGATAAACCGCTGGATAATCCCGATAACAGATATAATTTCAGGAAAGCACGTAGTTGTAATTGATGATAGTCTTGTGCGCGGCACAAGCTCAAAAGCAATCATAAAAGCACTCAGACGGGCTGGGGCAAGCAAGATAAGCATGTTGATAACGTATCCTCCAATAAAATACCCCTGTTATGCAGGAATTGATTTTCCGTCACAGGATGAGCTTGCAACGGGAATTATTGATGGTGTGACTGATGAACAGATCATCGAAAAAATAAGGAGCGATATCGGGGCTGACTTTTTAGGATACAACGACGCAGAGAATCTAGCAAACGCGGTGGGAATACCGCATAACTCTATGTGCTTTACATGCACCACCGGAGACTATGCCACACTCGGAATAAAGCCAACATTCAAAACCCGTGCAGAAGTCAAGGGTGAATAG
- a CDS encoding Lrp/AsnC family transcriptional regulator, with the protein MEIAFVLVKCEMAHEMDVMREILKIDGVKEAHGTYGMYDIFVKVQGPSHKEVSEIVTKKLRRIPNVISTTTLSTIPEQGGK; encoded by the coding sequence ATGGAAATAGCATTCGTTCTTGTAAAGTGTGAAATGGCGCACGAAATGGATGTCATGCGAGAAATCCTAAAGATCGATGGTGTAAAGGAAGCACACGGCACATACGGCATGTATGATATTTTTGTAAAGGTGCAGGGCCCATCACACAAAGAAGTATCAGAAATTGTTACAAAAAAACTAAGAAGAATACCGAACGTCATTTCAACTACCACGCTCTCTACAATTCCAGAACAGGGCGGCAAATAA
- a CDS encoding cache domain-containing protein gives MCLIPALIITITYGEHLAAQEYSRIIEQKEAKTLPIVSRFETELLDIVSLIEITAKQDSVTTPPDPSLLVSKLHGVGEYDELEKRALAKTILYNRNDIDTVFFVLPNGDMYMIEPYQRQLDVVSTNFAFRDWYIGLMKTNGTYVSELFSPQGKTYNTIGIVTPVKSPSGEFVGIWGALINLDEWTNQFASIKLNKNEYVFLVDHNGNLIVDSRNRAYKVMDSLLHLKSVNEVLKRKSGTVVETLHGSEMFVMYVPIIVGSHTWGIIVAEPHSNVFSSINSIRFYYVMTTAVILSVALIAILSVRRFAKRGWFWSQDIEKIWQMEDIDPLSREIPSIKTLPRKSNRMTLFAILTGFLMVASVLYFLYVPQIVPLEEMKSAFVVQNLRGDTIDTWVNWKISAGDLFHIHVMDSQELTESRLKIINNVINSRETVTVDDSLLHKGLHGTSSVYYVGWRGALESLSNIRTKYPIPITLHTITTDEGDGHIVIRLSDLRSSDGYSGYTKSYVDEENHQILKSVITIYDVNNITDEQLAIILRHEIGHGLGLGHSTAPEDLMAPTITTPYPYISECALDALIDLYNGNAKSQFVCEK, from the coding sequence TTGTGTTTAATTCCGGCACTAATCATTACAATCACATACGGGGAGCATCTGGCTGCTCAAGAATACAGTAGAATAATTGAACAAAAAGAAGCAAAGACATTGCCAATCGTTTCTAGATTTGAAACTGAACTGCTGGATATTGTTTCGTTAATTGAGATAACTGCAAAACAGGACAGTGTCACGACTCCCCCCGATCCAAGTCTGCTAGTTTCCAAACTTCATGGAGTTGGAGAATATGACGAATTGGAAAAGCGAGCTTTGGCAAAAACCATACTGTATAATCGAAATGACATTGACACGGTATTTTTCGTACTTCCAAACGGCGATATGTACATGATCGAACCATATCAAAGACAGCTTGATGTGGTTTCGACCAACTTTGCTTTCAGAGATTGGTATATCGGTTTGATGAAGACAAACGGCACGTATGTGAGTGAGCTATTCTCACCGCAAGGAAAGACTTACAACACCATCGGAATTGTAACTCCCGTAAAGTCCCCATCGGGCGAATTTGTTGGAATATGGGGGGCGCTTATCAATCTTGACGAATGGACAAATCAGTTTGCGTCTATAAAGCTGAACAAAAATGAGTATGTCTTTCTAGTTGATCATAATGGAAATCTGATCGTTGATTCTAGGAACAGAGCCTATAAAGTAATGGATTCTCTACTGCATTTGAAAAGTGTTAATGAAGTGTTAAAAAGAAAATCTGGAACTGTAGTTGAAACACTACATGGTTCTGAAATGTTTGTAATGTATGTGCCAATCATCGTTGGAAGCCACACATGGGGAATTATTGTGGCCGAACCGCATTCTAACGTGTTTTCAAGTATTAACTCAATTCGCTTTTATTATGTAATGACAACAGCGGTAATACTATCTGTCGCTTTAATTGCAATCCTATCTGTGAGAAGATTTGCAAAGAGAGGATGGTTCTGGTCGCAAGATATCGAAAAGATCTGGCAGATGGAGGATATAGATCCACTATCCCGAGAAATACCTTCTATCAAAACACTGCCTCGAAAATCAAACCGTATGACCCTCTTTGCTATCTTAACAGGATTTCTTATGGTGGCAAGCGTACTATATTTCTTGTATGTGCCTCAAATTGTTCCTCTTGAAGAGATGAAGAGTGCCTTTGTGGTACAGAATCTTAGGGGCGATACGATAGATACATGGGTCAATTGGAAAATTTCGGCAGGCGATCTGTTTCATATCCATGTGATGGATTCACAGGAGCTAACAGAGAGCAGACTTAAAATCATAAACAATGTAATCAACTCAAGGGAAACTGTCACTGTGGATGATTCATTACTGCACAAGGGCCTGCATGGAACTTCGTCCGTGTATTATGTTGGATGGCGCGGAGCACTTGAAAGCCTCTCTAATATACGTACAAAATATCCAATTCCAATTACACTACATACCATTACAACAGATGAGGGAGATGGACACATTGTAATACGACTCAGCGACCTTAGAAGCTCAGACGGATATTCCGGATACACAAAATCATATGTTGATGAGGAAAATCATCAGATACTAAAATCTGTAATTACGATATATGATGTTAATAACATAACTGACGAACAACTCGCGATCATTTTACGACATGAGATTGGCCATGGACTGGGATTGGGCCACTCAACTGCTCCAGAAGATCTGATGGCACCAACAATAACCACACCGTACCCATACATATCCGAATGTGCGCTTGATGCTTTAATCGATTTGTATAATGGAAATGCAAAAAGCCAATTTGTATGTGAAAAATAA
- the purC gene encoding phosphoribosylaminoimidazolesuccinocarboxamide synthase: MKFLGSGKVKDVYDLEDGTLLFKFSDRVSAYDVKFADPIPRKGEVLCKFAEFWFNKLPVQNHFVRLRSANEVIVRKMKMIPVECVVRGYFYGSLITRWKEGQITLPSDTVTEIAAKLPRPIFDPTTKSEHDEPLNRETAIERSLVTEQEYSWLESKSIQIYNMMYEVADRAGFILADLKLEFGKLDNKIILGDSIGPDEYRMWPKDGYAVGKIQESYDKQILRDWLTANGYQKQFEDARKKGEEPVAPPIPEEIIRKMSERYVISYEKITGKHL; this comes from the coding sequence TTGAAGTTTCTTGGTTCAGGCAAAGTAAAGGATGTATATGACCTTGAAGATGGAACACTGCTTTTCAAATTCAGCGACAGAGTTTCCGCATATGATGTAAAATTTGCCGATCCTATACCTCGTAAAGGCGAAGTATTGTGCAAATTTGCCGAATTCTGGTTCAATAAACTACCTGTACAGAACCACTTTGTAAGATTACGATCAGCAAACGAAGTAATTGTAAGAAAAATGAAAATGATTCCAGTGGAATGCGTTGTTCGCGGATACTTTTACGGCAGCCTGATCACACGATGGAAGGAAGGCCAGATCACCCTTCCATCGGATACTGTAACTGAAATTGCTGCAAAACTACCTCGTCCAATTTTTGATCCTACGACAAAATCAGAGCACGATGAGCCACTTAACAGAGAAACTGCTATAGAAAGGAGTCTTGTAACTGAGCAGGAATATTCCTGGCTTGAATCAAAGTCAATTCAAATCTACAACATGATGTACGAGGTGGCAGATAGGGCAGGTTTTATACTGGCTGACCTGAAACTGGAGTTTGGCAAGCTTGATAACAAGATAATTCTTGGCGATTCTATAGGGCCGGACGAGTATAGAATGTGGCCAAAGGATGGATATGCCGTAGGCAAGATACAAGAATCATACGATAAGCAAATTCTACGAGACTGGTTAACCGCAAACGGATATCAAAAACAGTTTGAGGATGCACGGAAAAAAGGAGAAGAGCCAGTAGCGCCACCAATACCTGAGGAGATAATCCGGAAAATGTCAGAACGATACGTAATCTCTTATGAGAAGATAACCGGAAAGCATCTTTAG
- a CDS encoding ArsR/SmtB family transcription factor produces the protein MSTILEKSIKINRVMTISLSQAKALEDPARAKIVEALYHKQLTTEQIAKELQKSGYNKALTTIRHHLEILKDAGLIEIVRIEEIRGAIAKYYGTSTKLISSESAKDIDSKYSALIKTTSVKIEKILDGIAKKPALQKKSEGTQNEHLMMEIVNRAIAQVLESKSFTGNKKLK, from the coding sequence ATGTCTACCATACTTGAAAAATCAATCAAAATCAACAGAGTGATGACAATATCTCTCTCACAGGCAAAAGCCCTGGAAGATCCGGCCAGAGCCAAAATCGTAGAAGCATTATACCACAAGCAGCTGACAACTGAGCAAATTGCAAAGGAGCTTCAAAAATCAGGTTATAACAAAGCTCTGACAACAATACGACATCACCTTGAAATTCTAAAAGATGCTGGCCTTATTGAAATTGTTAGAATCGAAGAAATCAGAGGTGCGATTGCAAAATACTATGGTACTTCAACCAAGCTAATATCAAGTGAATCTGCAAAAGACATCGACTCAAAATATTCTGCACTGATAAAAACAACATCCGTAAAAATCGAAAAAATTCTAGATGGAATCGCAAAAAAGCCAGCACTTCAGAAAAAATCAGAAGGCACTCAAAACGAGCACCTTATGATGGAGATCGTAAACCGAGCAATAGCTCAAGTGCTGGAAAGCAAAAGCTTCACTGGCAATAAAAAACTCAAGTAA
- a CDS encoding DUF371 domain-containing protein → MRFEIPFYGHPNMRAFHPRTIEITTEPELTVQGDCIVGVNASCGCSGIPEQMKRALRRSESKIKITIKVDESSFVVFGNGHEDLVLENTHDIVIRKSRYTCPRTLAINCDKASDDIPRKMIKQLQDPKTRGLFVIEVT, encoded by the coding sequence GTGCGATTCGAGATTCCATTTTACGGACATCCCAACATGAGAGCGTTTCATCCAAGAACAATAGAGATTACAACTGAGCCTGAGCTAACGGTGCAGGGCGACTGCATTGTAGGGGTTAACGCTTCATGTGGATGCAGCGGCATTCCAGAACAGATGAAGCGGGCACTAAGGCGATCGGAGTCGAAAATAAAAATCACGATCAAAGTAGATGAAAGCTCGTTTGTTGTTTTTGGAAACGGTCATGAGGATCTTGTGCTGGAAAACACTCATGACATAGTCATACGAAAGAGCAGATATACGTGCCCCCGCACGCTTGCGATAAACTGCGACAAGGCCTCCGATGACATACCAAGAAAAATGATAAAACAGTTGCAGGACCCCAAAACAAGGGGCCTGTTTGTAATTGAGGTTACTTGA
- the psmA gene encoding archaeal proteasome endopeptidase complex subunit alpha encodes MLPSQQGYDRAITIFSPDGRLYQVEYAIETVRRGAIAVGVKAKDGVVIAVEEKPRKLQISENAHKIFQIDDHIGFAAAGYIPDARSQADNARFFAQSNRIVYDEPVDVETVAKHLADQCQQYTQFGGARPFGVALIIAGVDSHGNSLYLTDPSGTYIAYDAVAIGSGSEQANDFLEKNYKADMSLDDAAALATACIYLASDQKEGTDHIKMSEIKTASRQFVKVSEEQIANYAKAAKQKFPTPNA; translated from the coding sequence TTGCTTCCTTCTCAACAAGGCTATGACAGAGCCATTACAATATTTTCACCTGACGGAAGATTGTATCAGGTCGAATACGCGATCGAAACTGTGCGCCGGGGCGCAATTGCAGTCGGCGTCAAAGCAAAAGATGGAGTCGTTATTGCAGTTGAAGAAAAACCCCGCAAACTGCAAATCTCAGAGAACGCCCACAAGATTTTCCAAATCGATGATCATATCGGATTTGCAGCAGCCGGATACATACCAGATGCAAGAAGCCAAGCTGACAATGCAAGATTCTTTGCACAAAGCAACCGCATCGTATATGATGAACCGGTAGACGTTGAAACAGTTGCAAAACACCTTGCTGACCAATGCCAACAATACACACAGTTTGGCGGTGCAAGGCCGTTTGGCGTTGCACTAATCATAGCAGGAGTTGACTCTCATGGAAACTCGTTGTATCTTACAGACCCTAGCGGCACGTACATTGCATATGACGCCGTTGCAATCGGATCCGGTTCTGAACAAGCAAACGATTTTCTTGAGAAAAACTACAAAGCTGATATGTCCCTTGATGATGCGGCTGCACTGGCAACAGCATGCATCTATCTTGCAAGCGACCAGAAAGAAGGCACAGACCACATCAAGATGTCAGAAATAAAAACAGCGTCAAGACAATTTGTCAAAGTATCTGAAGAGCAAATTGCAAACTATGCAAAAGCTGCAAAACAAAAATTCCCGACGCCTAACGCGTAG
- a CDS encoding putative RNA uridine N3 methyltransferase translates to MNLSVAIPDSSLKDETTKLDKSRKISIIARACAIFKVNAIFIYDEGKGNEQDRFLLATILKYLETPQYLRRALFPKMDDLKYAGILHPLQIPHHSLSADVKSLKEGDLREAAVVHYKGKKFLDIGIHKLIPYYGREHEKKRITVQIKSTEPVVTVKEISEFYIKEYWGYKVKERPNLMNILEEWKGNIILTSRKGKDATLGQIQEYAKSDKPLLLVFGAPDRGLYDILGKKINEIQNTRVLNFFPNQATATIRLEEAMLGIMSILNFANSN, encoded by the coding sequence TTGAACCTTTCAGTAGCAATTCCTGACTCATCGCTCAAGGACGAAACCACAAAACTAGACAAGTCACGCAAGATTTCAATCATAGCAAGGGCCTGCGCCATCTTCAAAGTAAACGCTATTTTCATCTATGATGAGGGAAAAGGAAACGAGCAAGATCGTTTTCTACTTGCAACCATTCTGAAATATCTTGAAACCCCTCAATATCTCAGACGCGCACTCTTTCCTAAAATGGATGATCTAAAATATGCCGGCATCCTGCATCCACTACAAATTCCCCACCACTCGCTTTCTGCGGATGTAAAAAGCCTCAAGGAGGGTGATCTAAGAGAGGCGGCCGTAGTCCACTACAAAGGGAAAAAATTCCTCGATATTGGAATACACAAACTCATACCTTACTATGGCAGAGAGCACGAGAAAAAAAGAATAACAGTTCAGATAAAATCCACAGAGCCGGTTGTGACAGTCAAAGAGATCTCAGAATTTTACATCAAAGAGTACTGGGGCTACAAGGTAAAGGAGAGGCCGAACCTGATGAACATTCTTGAAGAATGGAAAGGCAACATCATTCTGACTTCACGTAAGGGCAAGGATGCAACGCTTGGTCAGATCCAAGAATATGCAAAATCCGACAAGCCTCTTCTGCTCGTATTTGGAGCACCAGACAGAGGACTGTATGACATACTTGGAAAAAAAATAAACGAAATACAAAACACTAGGGTGCTAAACTTTTTTCCAAATCAGGCCACAGCTACAATACGCTTGGAAGAGGCAATGCTTGGCATAATGTCGATTCTGAACTTTGCAAACTCAAATTAG
- a CDS encoding 50S ribosomal protein L3 produces the protein MGHRKHSQPRRGSLAYLPRGRAKSMEARIRTWPEINSEQPKLLGYAGFKVGCIQIVSIDDREKTPNHGKQLVSLGTVVATPPISVIGMRGYYDDVYGSHALFDVYSTDLPKEVSRLFTLKQKDGVAEKAEKLLGRVDELHAIVAVMPNQAGIAQKKPYVFEVAVKGGDIKQQFDFVKGLFGKQVKIEDVFELGSSVDVASITKGKGWEGPITRWGVKRKQHKSRKSVRAVGSLGPISPASIMYTVPRAGQRGFHQRVEYNKRIMIMSNTEKNEFKINPDGGFKHYGFVNGDFVVLKGSIPGTYRRMVKLRTQIRNVPSKVLKPNILEVVI, from the coding sequence ATGGGTCATAGAAAACATAGTCAACCACGTCGTGGAAGTCTTGCATATCTGCCTAGAGGACGTGCCAAAAGCATGGAGGCCAGAATCAGAACTTGGCCTGAAATCAACTCGGAACAACCAAAACTGCTTGGCTATGCAGGGTTCAAGGTAGGCTGCATCCAAATTGTCAGCATTGATGACAGAGAAAAGACACCAAACCATGGAAAACAACTGGTAAGTCTTGGTACGGTTGTAGCAACACCACCAATATCTGTCATCGGCATGCGCGGTTACTATGACGATGTTTATGGTTCACACGCGCTTTTTGATGTTTATAGCACTGATCTTCCAAAAGAAGTTTCAAGATTATTTACATTAAAGCAAAAAGATGGGGTTGCAGAAAAGGCAGAAAAACTTCTTGGCAGAGTTGATGAGCTTCATGCCATTGTTGCAGTCATGCCAAACCAGGCAGGGATTGCACAAAAAAAGCCGTATGTTTTTGAAGTCGCAGTAAAGGGAGGCGACATAAAACAACAATTTGATTTTGTGAAAGGATTATTTGGAAAACAAGTAAAAATTGAGGATGTGTTTGAGCTTGGCTCAAGCGTCGACGTTGCATCAATCACTAAAGGAAAAGGATGGGAAGGCCCTATCACTAGGTGGGGTGTAAAGCGCAAGCAACACAAATCAAGAAAGAGCGTAAGAGCTGTAGGTTCACTAGGCCCTATTTCTCCTGCAAGCATCATGTATACGGTACCACGTGCAGGACAGCGAGGCTTCCATCAAAGAGTTGAATACAACAAACGAATCATGATAATGAGCAACACAGAAAAAAATGAATTCAAAATAAATCCTGATGGCGGATTCAAACATTATGGTTTTGTTAACGGCGACTTTGTAGTTCTAAAGGGCTCAATTCCTGGAACATATAGGAGAATGGTAAAACTAAGAACCCAAATACGAAACGTTCCATCTAAAGTTCTCAAACCGAACATACTTGAGGTTGTAATATGA
- the rpl4p gene encoding 50S ribosomal protein L4, whose translation MKAQTFSLTGTKQDEIDLPKVFLTPLREDLIHKAYVNLDSHHYQRQGRYPAAGMNVVAMSNDPPTGHGQARVARIRGGGPRRGQAAGVAMVRGGRQAHPPTSEKVIHKKLNKKEKRFALCSAIAATASKDIIASRGHVVEKIPSFPMIVSDDIEKVTKAKEISKILDALNLSADVQRLEKRKARSGRSAIRGRKTKVGKSVLFVTKDPKNLAKACGSIPGIDVCAASALSVLDLAPGSKPARLTVYTKSALDEISKIKSPHLELMEALK comes from the coding sequence ATGAAAGCGCAAACATTCTCACTAACTGGCACAAAACAGGATGAAATAGATCTACCCAAAGTATTCCTGACTCCATTAAGAGAGGATCTAATTCACAAAGCATATGTCAACTTGGACTCTCACCACTATCAAAGACAGGGAAGATATCCTGCAGCAGGCATGAACGTAGTTGCAATGTCAAATGACCCGCCTACGGGCCACGGACAGGCAAGAGTCGCACGAATTAGGGGAGGCGGTCCAAGACGAGGACAGGCAGCAGGAGTTGCAATGGTACGAGGCGGAAGACAGGCCCATCCACCCACATCAGAAAAGGTAATACACAAAAAACTCAACAAAAAAGAAAAACGATTTGCTTTGTGCTCTGCAATCGCGGCCACTGCGTCAAAAGACATCATCGCATCACGCGGCCATGTGGTAGAAAAGATTCCATCCTTCCCGATGATAGTATCAGATGATATAGAAAAAGTGACCAAGGCAAAAGAAATCTCCAAGATACTTGATGCACTCAACCTATCTGCAGATGTGCAAAGACTTGAGAAGCGAAAAGCGCGTTCAGGCAGGTCTGCAATAAGAGGAAGAAAGACCAAAGTGGGAAAAAGCGTACTGTTTGTAACAAAAGATCCGAAAAACCTTGCAAAGGCATGCGGTTCAATACCTGGAATAGACGTATGTGCAGCAAGCGCATTGTCTGTGCTTGATTTGGCACCTGGCTCAAAACCAGCCAGACTTACCGTTTATACAAAATCTGCGCTGGATGAAATCAGCAAGATAAAGTCACCACACCTTGAGCTCATGGAGGCATTAAAATGA
- the rplW gene encoding 50S ribosomal protein L23, protein MNTAQATKIIIRPYITEKTFALIEKDARICFIVDTESNKNMIKEAIKTLYEEDAIDINTARTISGKKAFVKFETVEKARDLATKIGML, encoded by the coding sequence ATGAATACTGCACAAGCAACAAAGATAATCATACGACCATACATTACAGAGAAGACATTCGCGTTAATCGAAAAAGATGCGCGAATCTGTTTTATCGTAGATACCGAGTCCAACAAGAACATGATTAAAGAAGCAATAAAGACTCTCTACGAAGAGGACGCAATCGATATCAACACTGCAAGAACGATCTCAGGCAAAAAGGCATTTGTGAAATTCGAAACTGTAGAGAAAGCACGAGACCTTGCCACAAAGATAGGAATGCTATAA
- a CDS encoding 30S ribosomal protein S19 produces the protein MVKEFDYRGIPLDQLQNMSLEKLFEIFPARARRSLTRGITDGKRKLIEEIKLDKAGKSKNPIKTHIRDLVILPYMVGVTVNVFSGKEFVPVTITPPMIGHFLGEYVRTNKRVQHGAPGVGASRSSLYVPLK, from the coding sequence ATGGTTAAGGAATTTGACTATAGGGGAATCCCACTGGATCAGCTACAGAACATGTCGCTTGAAAAGCTGTTCGAGATATTTCCCGCAAGAGCAAGACGCTCCCTGACACGTGGAATTACGGATGGTAAAAGAAAATTAATTGAGGAAATAAAGCTTGACAAAGCCGGCAAATCAAAAAACCCAATTAAAACACACATACGTGATCTTGTAATTTTGCCCTACATGGTAGGAGTAACAGTTAACGTCTTTTCAGGAAAAGAGTTTGTTCCAGTGACAATAACACCGCCAATGATCGGTCATTTTCTTGGCGAGTATGTCAGAACTAACAAACGAGTGCAACATGGTGCGCCAGGCGTAGGGGCATCACGATCTAGTCTATACGTCCCGTTGAAGTGA
- a CDS encoding 50S ribosomal protein L22, with the protein MPHFGYAFQNFDSTKHVRASVREKGISHKHAREVAKMINGLSIEKARDNLQEVIALKRAVPFRRYKNEVGHRSDTGVMSGRYPQKTATEFIKLLDNLEANAEYKGMDLDRLKIISAVTHKGVIVKRFTPRAQGRATPKNNVLTHIELVAQEI; encoded by the coding sequence ATGCCGCATTTTGGTTACGCCTTTCAAAATTTTGACTCAACAAAGCACGTACGTGCTTCAGTTAGGGAAAAGGGAATTTCACACAAACATGCGCGCGAGGTTGCAAAGATGATCAACGGTCTCTCGATAGAGAAAGCGCGCGATAATTTGCAGGAAGTAATTGCGCTCAAGCGTGCCGTTCCGTTTAGAAGATACAAGAACGAGGTTGGACACCGCTCCGACACTGGAGTGATGTCTGGCAGATACCCACAAAAGACAGCAACAGAATTTATCAAACTCCTTGACAACCTTGAAGCTAACGCAGAGTACAAAGGAATGGACCTTGACAGACTAAAGATAATTTCTGCAGTGACACACAAGGGCGTAATAGTAAAAAGATTTACTCCGAGGGCACAGGGAAGAGCCACTCCGAAAAACAATGTACTCACACATATTGAGCTGGTAGCTCAGGAGATCTAA
- a CDS encoding 30S ribosomal protein S3, which yields MSSVKNVIKDNYNMMLLRDYLRSAIKEAGFSHVEISKTPTGTRVVLHVTRPGIVIGRKGTGIRDLTEKLEKDFGLKNPQIAVNEIAQPELTASVMCNRLASLIERGTAFRRATMWSLQQIMNAGAMGVQITVSGKLRGDRSSFEKHSLGILPRAGHQANIIVDEDITHVPTPMGYIGIRIRIAKKDKYIPEFELKGAKEAEREARRLAREEAERKARTESEEVKLIAEKIENLDLLDDVEEKLK from the coding sequence ATGTCCTCAGTCAAAAATGTAATCAAAGACAATTACAACATGATGCTTCTCAGAGACTATCTGAGATCTGCAATCAAGGAAGCAGGATTCTCACACGTTGAAATCTCAAAGACACCGACGGGCACAAGAGTAGTGTTACACGTCACAAGACCTGGAATTGTAATTGGCAGAAAAGGAACAGGCATACGAGACTTGACAGAAAAACTTGAAAAAGATTTTGGACTCAAAAACCCACAGATAGCAGTAAACGAGATAGCGCAACCAGAACTTACAGCCAGCGTAATGTGCAACAGACTTGCATCATTAATTGAGCGCGGCACCGCATTTAGAAGAGCGACAATGTGGTCACTGCAGCAAATCATGAATGCAGGAGCAATGGGCGTTCAAATTACAGTATCTGGCAAGCTCAGAGGAGATCGTTCCTCATTTGAAAAACACTCACTTGGAATTCTACCGCGCGCAGGACATCAAGCAAACATTATCGTAGATGAAGACATCACACACGTTCCAACCCCTATGGGATACATAGGAATCAGAATCCGAATAGCAAAGAAGGACAAATACATCCCAGAATTTGAGTTAAAGGGTGCTAAAGAAGCAGAACGAGAAGCAAGAAGACTTGCAAGAGAGGAAGCAGAGCGCAAAGCTAGAACAGAGAGTGAAGAAGTAAAACTAATCGCAGAAAAAATAGAAAACCTTGATCTCTTAGATGACGTAGAGGAGAAACTAAAGTAA